A genomic window from Erpetoichthys calabaricus chromosome 17, fErpCal1.3, whole genome shotgun sequence includes:
- the LOC114667836 gene encoding zinc finger protein 585A-like isoform X2, translated as MADVDASAGSPAVNDCSIELDCVAQPPSLLETVPDVQIINADGVEIKVEQIEHGRSEGVDSDADHESTVPRSVSKEPNPGVGTEIKVEEEYMEVKVCEVGESSEDGTLCKQEGASNDENNSGDGPFQCLDCGETFTLREAYESHLKVHSLQDLPEKEVPSLSSFTSKGKPYTCPECGKGYLTMTWLKNHQRQHIDRTVITVSDHEKTNENKPIECAECGERFSRIAALQTHQQRHDKSQTALNKPFKCTCGKQYSCLGSLLNHKRYSSCAEPQKSREEHKEVQLPNEKPLKCHVRLPRVRLPPFLQNQLSDINSTETCGNQPSESKEKRYVCECGKGYSSFSWFETHQKSHLKEKKTFSKERSPLGSFECPECKKSFSRSAAFQNHMKRHAKSEAAFDKPWQKSLHDETSPDRLCKSAQSQLITGSENGMKFTYENELLSNQQSHDIPEPPRYRCSCCCKVFDSLYQLRAHKKRLLAKCISCPSCSFTCKSKKQLIHHLACHESKSHKRLGAYSKQNLWLSHKDPESTCQGEMETSQQGHVCLKCKRIFTSLQRLQNHEKLRSKKHFRCALCCKSYREEGKLERHISSHGQKQHSRSSPVLSKPASNLGRSASYWCIVCGKQFMQKSRWFSHCKRCGEQSGVPESLQDGKPIYVDNEQQGEHQESGVKIDEQNPGHNNSVSNDGGEISMHKRYKRNNETFQTNRGGFLAKTFKFRKRLKVRGGLVESTSNLSPASDESKALVCPECGESFSRMAAFQAHQQRHAEAFAALDKPYTCECGKGYQSPGALYTHKKTHAILKLSADYTGISPLNKMKPRSVSVLENVPQDALPQSQIIDSTDVSSDLSNFPAINKKRFSCSYCGKGYFRLTWLQAHQRSHVNVQPSLNQNPDTVEISSENTELGKHFSKSTSFKMRHKNVPKRRIVRNKSRRSNTLSSSLNTHKKDDLDVKFKDIDNPSHNLTCLECGLYFQDDVELKVHSASCPSQCQINPGSETGVSNKWKYRRRHFSCPICSKIYFKEGRLKQHLAGHKRQRPLVCLEKIPDCPSPPSHTHSHHGTLLSQTEPEQVESMSDGSRHIQAPAEEGGSSQDSSEKAVQLSCNICEKVFIEEFELYLHLIQHATGHL; from the exons ATGGCCGATGTGGACGCGTCTGCGGGATCGCCTGCCGTCAATGACTGCAGCATCGAGCTGGACTGCGTAGCTCAGCCACCGTCATTGTTGGAAACTGTTCCCGACGTGCAGATTATTAATGCAGATGGAGTTGAAATTAAAGTGGAGCAAATTGAACATGGCCGCAGCGAAGGAGTTGATTCGGATGCCGACCACGAATCCACCGTTCCTCGTAGTGTGTCCAAAGAACCAAATCCCGGAGTTGGTACGGAAATCAAGGTCGAGGAGGAGTACATGGAGGTTAAAGTGTGCGAGGTTGGAGAGAGCAGTGAAGACGGGACCCTTTGCAAGCAAGAGGGCGCCAGTAATGACGAGAACAACAGTG GGGATGGTCCCTTCCAGTGCTTGGATTGTGGAGAGACATTTACGCTGAGGGAAGCCTATGAATCTCATTTGAAAGTCCACTCTCTTCAAGACCTACCTGAGAAAGAGGTGCCTAGTCTAAGCTCATTTACTTCCAAAGGAAAACCCTACACATGTCCAGAATGCGGAAAAGGTTATTTAACCATGACATGGCTTAAAAATCATCAAAGACAGCATATTGATAGGACTGTAATTACGGTATCAGATCATGAGAAAACAAATGAGAATAAGCCAATTGAGTGTGCAGAATGTGGTGAGCGTTTCTCTCGCATAGCTGCACTCCAGACCCATCAGCAGCGGCATGACAAATCTCAGACAGCACTTAATAAGCCTTTCAAATGTACATGTGGAAAACAGTACTCCTGTCTTGGTTCATTGTTAAATCACAAAAGGTATAGTTCATGTGCTGAGCCTCAGAAATCCAGGGAAGAACATAAGGAGGTCCAATTGCCTAACGAAAAACCATTAAAATGCCATGTCCGCTTGCCCAGAGTCAGACTGCCTCCCTTTCTCCAGAATCAACTTTCTGATATCAACAGTACAGAAACTTGTGGTAATCAGCCATCAGAGTCAAAAGAGAAACGATACGTATGTGAGTGTGGAAAAGGTTATTCTAGCTTTTCATGGTTTGAAACACACCAGAAATCCCACTTAAAGGAAAAGAAGACCTTCTCTAAAGAGCGTAGCCCTTTGGGTTCTTTTGAGTGCCCTGAATGCAAGAAATCTTTTTCTCGTTCTGCAGCATTCCAGAACCATATGAAGCGTCATGCAAAAAGTGAGGCAGCATTTGATAAGCCCTGGCAGAAGTCTCTGCATGATGAAACTTCTCCAGATCGTCTTTGCAAAAGTGCCCAGTCACAACTGATCACCGGCTCTGAGAATGGTATGAAATTTACATATGAAAATGAATTGCTTAGCAACCAGCAATCACATGATATACCAGAACCACCCAGGTACCGCTGCTCATGTTGCTGTAAAGTTTTTGATTCCCTTTACCAATTGAGGGCTCACAAGAAAAGGCTTTTGGCCAAGTGCATTTCCTGCCCTTCTTGCAGCTTTACCTgcaaaagcaaaaaacagctaATACACCATTTAGCCTGTCATGAAAGTAAATCACACAAAAGACTTGGTGCTTACAGTAAACAAAATTTATGGCTGTCTCACAAAGATCCTGAGAGCACTTGTCAAGGAGAAATGGAAACCAGTCAGCAAGGACATGTGTGTCTTAAATGCAAAAGAATCTTTACTTCTCTACAGCGACTGCAGAATCATGAAAAGCTACGCTCCAAGAAACATTTTCGTTGTGCACTTTGCTGTAAGAGTTACAGAGAAGAAGGGAAACTAGAGCGCCACATTTCTAGCCATGGTCAGAAGCAGCACTCCCGTAGCAGCCCTGTGTTATCCAAGCCAGCATCTAATCTTGGCCGTTCAGCATCCTATTGGTGCATAGTCTGTGGaaagcagtttatgcaaaagtCTAGGTGGTTTTCTCATTGTAAGCGTTGTGGTGAGCAGAGTGGGGTACCTGAAAGCTTACAGGATGGGAAGCCTATTTATGTGGATAATGAGCAGCAAGGTGAACATCAGGAGTCTGGAGTCAAGATAGATGAGCAAAATCCTGGACATAATAACAGTGTGTCCAATGATGGTGGAGAAATTTCCATGCATAAACgttataaaagaaataatgaaacctTTCAGACTAACAGAGGTGGCTTCTTGGCAAAGACTTTTAAATTTAGGAAACGATTAAAGGTTAGAGGAGGACTAGTTGAATCTACTTCAAACTTGAGCCCTGCAAGTGATGAATCCAAGGCCCTTGTTTGCCCAGAATGTGGAGAAAGTTTTTCCCGCATGGCTGCTTTTCAGGCACATCAGCAGCGACATGCAGAGGCATTTGCTGCTCTTGACAAACCTTATACATGTGAGTGTGGAAAAGGATACCAATCACCAGGAGCACTTTATACCCACAAAAAGACTCATGCTATCTTAAAACTATCGGCTGACTATACAGGGATTTctcctttaaataaaatgaaacctaGATCTGTTTCTGTGTTAGAAAATGTACCTCAAGATGCATTACCTCAGAGTCAAATTATAGATAGTACTGATGTTTCTTCTGACTTGAGTAATTTTCCTGCtattaacaaaaaaagattttcatgTTCTTACTGTGGAAAAGGTTATTTTCGACTTACATGGCTTCAGGCTCACCAACGGTCCCATGTGAATGTACAACCGTCCCTGAATCAAAATCCTGACACAGTGGAGATCTCTTCTGAAAACACCGAACTTGGTAAACATTTTTCCAAATCAACCTCATTTAAAATGCGTCATAAAAATGTCCCTAAACGGCGCATAGTGCGCAATAAATCAAGAAGAAGTAACACATTGTCAAGTTCCTTAAACACTCATAAGAAAGATGACTTGGATGTTAAGTTCAAGGATATAGACAATCCCTCCCATAACTTGACTTGTTTAGAATGTGGACTGTATTTTCAAGATGATGTTGAACTTAAAGTACACTCTGCATCCTGTCCTTCCCAATGCCAAATCAACCCTGGGAGTGAGACAGGAGTGAGTAACAAATGGAAGTATCGTAGGAGGCATTTTTCTTGCCCTATTTGttctaaaatatatttcaaagagGGAAGATTAAAGCAGCACTTAGCAGGCCACAAACGACAGAGGCCTTTGGTGTGTCTTGAAAAGATTCCGGATTGCCCATCCCCACCTTCGCACACACATTCTCACCATGGTACACTGCTGAGTCAGACTGAGCCAGAACAGGTTGAATCAATGAGTGATGGCTCTCGGCACATCCAGGCACCAGCAGAGGAGGGTGGCAGTTCACAAGATTCAAGTGAAAAAGCTGTACAGCTTTCATGCAATATTTGTGAAAAAGTTTTTATTGAGGAATTTGAGCTCTACCTCCACTTGATACAGCATGCAACTGGACATTTATAG